Genomic segment of Verrucomicrobium sp.:
GCCGGTGGAGTGGTTGGTCAGGCGCCGGGTGCCGTCGATCGGCGCGTAAGCCGGGCCGCAGGTGACGATCAGGTTCATCGTTCCCCGGTCTTACTCTCCGCCCGGGGGGAAGGCGAGATATTGCATTTGCCGCCGAATGGGGGGAGCCTAGGCGTCCTTATGAGCGCGACGGCGGAGCGGCTGAAGGCGGAGAACGACGCGGTGCGGGCGCGGCTGGCCGACGCGGCCTACGCGGAGCGGGAAGGCTGGCGCCGCCGCACGAACCTGGACGGCACCCCCAGCGCCTGGGTGCAGGGCTCCCTGGAGGGTATCGCCCCGGAGGCCCAAATCGGGCCCGACGTGGTGATCTACAACCGCGCGGGGGAGCTGCTCATCTCCGCCACGAACACCCTTTCCGGCAACACCCGCGTGGAGGGGCCGGTCCTTATCGACCAGTCCGCCCTGCGCGACGCCGCCATCACCGGCGACCGGCGCGTGCAGCCGAATCCGGGCGTGCAGCGCATGGTCGGCATCGTCACGCTGGCGGAGAGCCGGGTGGAGGACGCCACCGTGCGGGCTTCCCACCTTTTCCGCACGGCGGTGACGGGCGACGCCGCCATCGCCTGGACGGTGGCGGACGAGGCCGCCGTTTCCGGCCCGGAGACGCGGGCGGCCTACGCCGCCCTCGACCCGGGCTCTTTCCTGGGCGGCGGCGCGCGGCTGCTCGACGGCGTGCTGGCCGCCGGCGTCCGGGCCGACCGGGCGGTGGAGATCCGGCACCAGGTCGTCCGGGACAACCGCTACGCCGCAGGGCCGCTGCGGCTTTCCGCCATTTCGGAGGCCGCCTCCGACATGAACCGCCCCCGCCCCGGGAAGGAAAAGTCCGACGACGGGGATCGCGGGCGGACGATTTAGCGGTTAGAGTGGGGCGTTTGCGATGAGCGCCCTTTCCTGGTTCGACGATCCCGCCTGGCGGAAACCCCGCGCCGCGCTCACTCCGAAGCGCCCCTGCGGCCTGGCCGCGCTGCCCGCCGCCGCGCAGGCCTTCGCCGTCGCCGGGCTCCTGCACGGCGGGAAGGCCCCGGCTCTCGTCGTCGCGCCCGGGGTGAAGGCGCAGGAGGAGTTCGCCAGTGAGTTGGAGGCCTGGGCGCCCGGCCTTTCCTTCCTCTTTTTCCCGGAGGCGGAGCCGCCCGTCGGCGACGCCCTGCCCGATCCCGCCTTGGCCGCCGAGCGGCTCGCCGTCGTCCGGCGGCTGCAGGGGGCGGCGGGCGCGGGCGCGGCCCCCGTGATCGTCACGACGCAGGCGGCGCTCGACCAGCCGCTGCCGAATCCCGAGGCCCTGGGCCGCGTGGCCCACCTGGAAGCGGGGAAGGCGCAGGGCCGGGACGCTTTCCTGGCGCTCTTGGCGGAGGCGGGCTACCAGCGGGAGCTGGAGGTGAGCGGGCCGGGCCAGTTCAGCGTGCGCGGCGGCATCGTCGACGTCTTTTCCTGGGCGTCCGCCCAGCCGGTCCGCAGTGAGTGGGACGGGGACGAGGTCGTCTCCCTGCGCCTTTTCGATCCCGCGCTCCAGCGCTCCCTGGAAAACGTGCCCCGCGCGGAGGTGAGCCTGCTGAAGGCCGCCGCGGAGGGGGAGGGAGAGGCCGCCCTGGCCGATTATCTGCCGCCCGGCACCGTCGCCTTTTCCCTGGGGGACGACGCGGAGGCGGAGCCGGTGTCGCTCGAGTTCTTCGGCCACGAGTTCCTCCACGGCCGCGCGGGGGACTGGATCGCCCAGGAGCGGCGGCGGGACCTTTTCCTCTCCCACCTGCGCGACTGGATGGATGACGAGTGGGAGATCGTCCTGGCCGCCAATAACGAAGGGGAGGAGCGCCGCCTGCGGGAGATTTTGGGCGAGCAGGGGATCGACCTGGAGAAGGTCTCCTTTGCCCAGCGGCGGCTCCTGCGCGGCTTTTCCTGGCCCGCGGCGCGGCGCGTCATCCTGGCGGACGCGGAGATCTTTGGCCGCTACCAGACGCTGCGCGCCCTGCGGCGGCGGGAGCGGGCGCTCCACGCGCCGCTTTCCCGCGCCGCCTCCATCAGCGCCGCCGCCCTTTCCGACTGGGCGGAGGGGGACTACGTCGTCCACCTCCATCACGGCATCGCCCGCTACCGGGGGATGCAGAAGCTGCCCGGGGAAAAGGGGGAGACCGACGTGCTGGTCCTCCAGTTCGCCGAGCAGGCGCGGCTCTACGTCCCGCTGGAGGAGTCCTACCTCATCTCCCGCTACCTGGGGGCGACGAAGAAGGCCCCGGCCCTGGACCAGCTGGGCGGGCCGCGCTGGGAAAAGGCGCGGGCCCAGGCGCAGAAGGCGGTGCGGGATTACGCGCTGAAGCTGGTGCGCGTCCAGGCGGAGCGGGAGACCCTGCAGGGCTTCGCCTTCCCGCCGGACAACGCCTGGCAGGCGGAGTTCGAGGAGGCCTTCGTCTATGAGGAGACGCCCGACCAGCTCAAGGCGATCGCCGAGGCGAAGCGGGACATGGAATCCCCCAAGCCGATGGACCGCCTCGTCTGCGGCGACGTCGGCTTCGGCAAGACGGAGGTGGCCATCCGCGCGATTTTCAAGGCGGTCATGGGGGGCAAGCAGGCCTCCTTCCTGGTCCCCACCACCGTCCTGGCCCAGCAGCATTTCCAGAACCTGCGGGAGCGCTACGCCGACTATCCCGTGCGGGTGGAGATCCTCTCCCGCTACCGCACCCCGGCGGAGCAAAAGAAGGTCCTGGAGGGGCTGGCGGACGGCAGCGTCGACGTCGTCGTCGGCACGCACCGGCTTTTGTCGAAGGACGTCGTCTTCAAGGACCTCGGCCTCGTCGTCATCGACGAGGAGCAGCGCTTCGGCGTCGTGCAGAAGGAGAAGTTCAAGCAGCTCTTCCGCCTGGTCGACGTATTGACCCTCTCCGCCACGCCGATTCCCCGCACCCTCTACCTGGCCATGACCGGCGCGCGGGACCTTTCCACGATCGAGACGCCGCCGCCCAGCCGCCAGACGGTGGAGACGATCATCAGCCCCTACGACGAGCGGGTCATCCGCGGCGCGATCGAGCGGGAACTGGCCCGCGACGGCCAGGTCTATTTCCTGCACAACCGGGTCCAGTCGATCGAGCGGATGGCGGAGCGGCTGCGGGAGCTGGTCCCCGGCCTGCGCGTCGACATCGGCCACGGGCAGATGGACAAGGGGGACCTGGAGGACGTCATGCGCCGCTTCGTGGAAGGGCGGACGCAGGTCCTTTTGGCCACCTCGATCATCGAGAACGGCCTGGATATTCCCAACGCCAACACGATCCTCATCGACCGCGCCGACCGCTTCGGCCTGGCCGACCTTTACCAGCTGCGCGGCCGGGTGGGCCGCTCCCATTCCAAGGCGCACGCCTACCTCCTCCTGCCCCGGGAGATGCTGGGCAGCGGCGGCGACGCGCGGAAGCGCCTGGGGGCCATGCGGCAGTACGCCGCCCTGGGCTCCGGCTTCAAGCTGGCGATGCGGGATCTGGAGATCCGCGGCGCGGGCAGCATGCTGGGCACGGCGCAGAGCGGCCACATCACCTCCATCGGCTTCGACCTCTACTGCCACCTCCTCCAGGGGGCGGTCTCCCAGCTCAAGGCGCAGGCCGGGCCGGACGGGCAGATCCCGCCCCTGCCGGAAACCGATTGCCGCGTCGCGCTCGACTTCCTGGCCCTGCACCAGCGGGAGGCCGGGGACGCGCGGCCCCCGGCGCTGCTCCCCTCTTCCTACCTGGCGGAGAGCCGCTGGCGGGTGGAGGGTTACCGCCGCCTGAACGAGGCGGCGCGGACGGAGGAGCTGGAGGCGCTGCGCCAGGACTGGCGGGACCGCCACGGCCCGTGGCCCGCGCCGGTGGAGCGGCTTCTCCTCCTGCATGAGATCCGCATCCTGGGCCGCCAGCGCCGGATCGAGCGGATCGAAACCCAGGGGGAGAAGCTGGTTCTCAAGCGCCGGGGGGACTACATCATGATCGGCGGGAAGTTTCCCCGCTTGACGGCTTCGGGCGCTGAAAATAAGTTGACCGAAATCCGTTCATGGCTCCTTTCCATCGCCTAGCCAGCGGCCTCCTCCTATTTTTGGTCGCGGCCGGGACGGTCCGCGCCGCCCACATCGCCGACGGCATCGCGGCGGTGGTCAACGACAAGGTCATCCCCTATTCCGAGGTGACCAAGCGCGTGGAGGATACCGAGCGCATCCTGCGCGAGACCTACAACGGCCCCGAGCTGGTCAGCCGCATCAAGGAGGCCCGCCTCAACGCCCTGCGCGCGCTCATCGAGCGGGAGCTCATCATCCAGGACTTCAAGAAGCAGGGCTACTTCATCCCGGACACCATCATCGAGGACCGCCTCCACAACACGATCCAGACCCAGTACGAGGGGGACCGCACCGCCTTCATCCGCACCATCCAGGCCCAGGGCCTTTCCCTGGACCAGTTCAAGGACGAGCTGCGCAACTCGGTCATCGTCCAGGCGATGCGGTCGAAGAACGTCTCGGAAAACGTCGTCATCTCCCCCTACAAGGTGGAGCAGTATTACCAGGACAACGCGGCCCAGTTCACCCAGGAGGGCCAGGTCCGCCTGGGCATCATCTACCTGCGGAAGTCGCTTTTCCCGAAGAAGGACGCCTCCGGCCAGGAGGTCGACCCCACGGCGGAGATCGCCAAGGAGCTCCTCTTCAAGCTCGACACCGGCGCCAACTTCGCCGACCTGGCCCGCTCCTATTCGGAGGGGCCCAAGCGGCAGGAAGGCGGCGACATCGGCTGGGTGAAGCGGGGCGATCTGCGGGCGGAGATCTCCGACGTCGCCTTCGACCTCCAGCCCGGCCAGACCAGCCGCGTCATCACCTCTTCCGACGGCTACTACATCGTCCGCGTCGAGGACCGGAAACGGCCCCAGGTCCAGCCGATGAGCGAGGTGCGCGCCCAGATCGAGCAGGCCCTCGTCGAGGAGGACCGCCAGCGGCTCCAGCTGGAATGGCTCGACCGCCTGCGGGCCAAGGCCTTCATCAAGACGGCGTTTTAGGGTGAAAGCCCCCGTCATCGCCGTCACCCTGGGCGATCCCGCCGGCGTCGGGCCGGAAGTCGCCGCCGCCGCCTTGCGCGGCCCGCTGCCCAAAGGGTTCCGCTACGAGGTCGTCGGCAAGGCGGGCGCGGCAAAGCCGGGCCGTTCCACCCGCCGTTCCGCCCGGGCGGCCTGGGACGCCCTGGAGCGCGCGGCGGAGGGCTGCCGCGCGGGGCGCTACGCCGCCGTCGTCACCGGCCCGGTGCGGAAGGAAACCCTGGCGGAGATCGGCTTCCCCTATCCGGGCCAGACGGAGTTCCTCGCCGCCGCCTGCGGCCTGCCGGAAGAGCGCGCGGTGATGGCCTTCTGGTCCCCCCGGCTCCGCGTCTCCCTCCTGTCCGCCCATTGCAGCCTGAAGGAATCGATCGCCCGGGCCACCGCCGCCCGCCTCCGCCACGTGGCGGGGGAGACCGCGCGCTTCCTGCGGGAGCTGGGGATCGTCCGGCCCCGGCTGGCCGTGGCGGGGATCAATCCCCACGCGGGGGAAAACGGCCTCTTCGGCCGGGAAGAGGCCCGCTTCGCCCCGGTTTTCCGGGCGGGCATTCCGGGCGCGGAGCTCTCCGGGCCCTATCCCGCCGACACGGTCTTTTGGCGCGCCGCGCACGGGGAGTTCGACGGGGTCGTCGCCGCCAACCACGACCAGGGCCTGGCCCCCTTCAAGATGGCCGCCTTCCACGACGGGGTGAACGTGACCCTGGGCCTTCCCCTGGTCCGCACCAGCCCGGATCACGGCACCGCCCTGGCCCTGGCGGGGACCGGCCGGGCCGACCCGCGCAGCATGGTTGCCGCCCTCCGGCTGGCCGCAAAAATCGTTGCCGGGCGGGCCCGCGCCGCCCAACGTGAAGGCTCTCCGAAGCCATGAACGTTTCCGACCTGCGCGGCATCCTCACCTACGTCCCCCAATTCCGGGACAAGCTCTTCGTCGTCTCCATCGACGGGGCGATCGTCTCCCAGGACAACTTCTCCAACATCCTCCTGGACCTGGCGGTCCTCCACAGCCTGCGCATCCGCCTCATCGTGGTGCACGGCATCGGCCACCAGCTGCAGGAGATGTCCCGCATGGGCGCGCCCATTTCCGACCTGCACGGCACCGGCGTGACCGACGCGCCGACCCTGGCCGCCGCGCTGACCGCCGCCAACCGGACGACGCACGAGATCATGGAGGGCCTCTCCTCCAGCGACCTGCGCGCCGTCTACGCCAACGCGGTCATCGCCCACCCCTTCGGCATCGTCGGCGGGGTTGACCGGCAGCTCACCGGCCGGGTGGAGCGGGTCGACACCGCCTTCCTGAACGAGCTCTTGGAGCGGGAGATCATCCCGGTGCTCCCCCCCCTCGGCTTCGACGGGGAGGGGCGGACCTACCGCGTCAACTCGGACGGCGTGGCCCAGGCGGTGGCGGAGTCCATGCGCGCGGCCAAGCTGATCTACCTCACCCCGGAGCCGGGCCTCTTCCGCGGCAGCTCCCTCATCAGCCAGATGGCGGTGGCGGAGGCGGAGGACTACCTCAAGAAATCCCACGCGGAGGTCCCGCAAACCCTCATCTCCAAGGTCGAGCACGCCGTGCGCGCCTGCAAGAGCGGCGCGGTCAGCCGCGCCCACCTGATCGACGGCCGCCTGGACGAGGCGATCCTGGGCGAGGTTTTCTCCAAGGTCGGCGTGGGCACCATGATCTACGCCAACGAATACACCGCCATCCGCCCCGCGTTGAAGAAGGACGTGCGGCACATCCTCTCCCTCATCAAGGAGTCGGTGGAGGCGGAGGAGCTGGTGAAACGGACGCGGGCCTCCATCCTCCAGCAGCTGGGGGACTACTACGTCTTCGAGATCGACGGGAACATCGTCGCCTGCGTCGCCCTGCACGTCTTCGCGGAGGGGAAGGCGGAGCTGGCCTGCCTCCACGTCAGCCGCAACCATGAGAATCAGGGCATCGGCCGGAAGCTCATCCACTTCGTCCACGAGCGGGCGAAGGAAAAGGGGGTGCGGGAGCTCTTCGCCCTCTCCACGCGGACGTTCAATTTCTTCCAGCAAAAGGGCGGTTTCCGGGAGGTCGGCCCTGACTTCCTGCCCGCCGCGCGGCGCGAGCGCTACGAGCAGAGCGGCCGCAATTCCAAGGTTCTCATCAAGGCCTTGGCGTAGTGGGCGGGCGCGGAGCGCCCTAAGGCGCGTCGTCGCCGATCGCGGAGATGACCCAGCCGTCCCCTTCCTTGCGCCAGGTGACGTAGCTCACGCCGTCCCGGGCCGGGATGCGGTAGGTCAGGTCGCCCGGGTCATGGTCCCAGTAGCGGACGGTCGGATGGGCGGCGATGCGGTCGGTGTAGTGGTAGTCGTCGGTGCCGCTGAAGAGGGCCGTCCAGAGGCCGCCCCGCCTGTCGAACTGGGTCTGCGTCTCCTGGTAGGTGAAGAAGGGGGCGCTGACGATTTTGGAATTCCCTTTCCGATAGGAGATGAAATGCCATTTGTCCGTGCGCGGCATGTAGCGCAGGGTCAGGCCGGGGTTCAGGTCGTGGATGGAGTCGAGGTAGCCCTGCATCGCCTCGTCCAGGCCGGTGGTGTCGACCGGCTGGCAGGCGCAGAGAAGGCAGCCGAGGAGGGCGGCCAAAAGGGAAAGCCGGCTCACGCGCCCACTCCCCGGACGTGGTGGCCCAGTTTGCGCAGCGCGGCGGCGACCGCCTCGGGCCGGTCCCCCTGGAGGACGATTTCCTCCCCCTCCACCGTGCCGCCGCAGCCCAGCGTCCGCCGCAGGGCGCGGGCCGTTTCCTCCCGGGCTTCCGGCGCGCCGGAGAACCCGGCGACGACGACGACTGTCTTCCCTCCCCGCTCCTTCGTCTCCCGGCGCAGGACGAGCCGTTCGGCCTTGGCCTTGCCTGGGGCGGCGGGGGGTTCCGGGGAGGCGGGGGCCTCGTAGGCGCGGCCCTCCACGGAGGAGAGGCTTTGCAGGAGGGAGTCGGAAAGGCCGCCGAGGGGCGCGGCGGGCGTGTCGCTGGGGGCGACGTCCAGTTTGCGTTTCGGCTTCACGAAAGGTTTGAGGGATGCCTCGATAGCGCCTACGGTTACTGTATTGCGATGGCGCATGCAATCTTAGAGAAGGCAAGCCGCCTGTATCACCAGCGGCGCTGGGACGAAGCCGCCGCCCTCCTGCAGGAGTGCCGCCGCCGGATGCCGGGGGAATTGCAGGTCTACAACCTTCTGGGTCTCGTCGCCCTGGAGAAGCGGGACTGGCCCGCCGCGATCGGCGCGTTTGAGGCGGGCCTCCGCCTCGACCCCCAGAATCCGGAGCTGTGGAACAACTTCGGCCTGGTCATGGCCCACCAGCGCCGCTGGGCCGATTCCGAAACCTGCCTGCGCAACGCCCTGCGCTTCGCGCCGGACCTGCCCATCGCCAAGTTTTCCCTGGTCCGCGCCCTTCTGCACCAGCTTAAGTTCGAGGAGGTCCTCCCCCTCCTCGACGAGGTGGCCCCCCACTACGCGGAGCACGCCGTTCCGCATCTCCGGGGGGACTACTCCTTTCTGCGCGGCACTGCGCTGCTGCGCCTGAACCGGCTGGAGGAGGCGGAGCCCCACTTTCGCCGCACGCTGGAGATCGAGCCGAAGCTGCTGGAGGTGCTGAATAATCTGGGCGTCACCGTCCGCCTGCTGGGGCGGATCGACGAGGCGGTGGAGCTCTTCGACCGCGCCTTGGCCATCGACCCCAACCACGCGGAGAGCCACATCAACCGCGCCACCGTCCGCCTCCTGCAGGGCGACTACGCGGAGGGATGGAAGGAGTTCGACTGGCGTTTCGTCACCTACCACCTCCTCTACGGGCACAAGGAGCTGACCATGCCCCGGTGGGAGGGGCAGCCGCTGGGGGAGGGAAGCGCCCTCCTTCTCCTGGCGGAGCAGGGGCTGGGAGACACCATCCAGTTCATCCGCCTGGCCCGCCAGGCCAAGGAACGGCTGGGCGGGGGGCGGATCATCGTGGAAACGCAGGCTGTCCTGGCCCGGCTGCTGCGGGGCGTGGAGGGGATCGACCAGGTCATCATCCGCGGCACGCCCCGGCCTCCCTTCCAGGCTTGGTCGCCGCTCATGAGTCTGGCCCGCTTCTTTTGCCCCGCCCCGGAGGCGGTCCCCGCGTCCGTTCCTTACCTGGGGGCCTCCCTTTCCGGCTCCCCGCGCACCGGGCCGCTGCGCGTCGGCATCGTCTGGGCCGGAAGCGGCGACCACGCGGAAAACCGCGCCCGCTCCTGTCCGCCGGAGGCGCTTCTGCCCTTGCGGGACGTGCCGGGCGTCGAGATCGTCAGCCTGCAAAAGCTGGAGCCTTCCGCCCCGCCGCCTCCTTTCCCGGACGCCGTGGGGGCCTGCCGCGATTTCCTCGACACGGCGCGCGTCGTCGCCGGGCTCGACTTGGTGCTGGCGGTCGACACCGCCGTCGGCCACCTGGCGGGGGCGATGGGCAAGCCGCTCTGGCTCCTCCTGCCCCGCCACGCGGAATGGCGCTGGCTCATCGACCGGGAGACGACGCCCTGGTACCCCACGGCCCGCCTGATGCGCCAACCGGCGCGGGGCGACTGGGTGGGGCTCATTGCCCGCGTCGCGCGGGAGCTGGAGGAGGCCGCGCGAACCGGCGCGGGGCTTCTGCCGCCCGCCTCGCCGTCATGAGCGGCCCGGCCTTTTCCTTTGCGGAAGCCGCCGTCCTGGCCGAGCGGGGGCTGGAGGCCCAGGCCTCCGGCGACGCCGCCGCGGCCCTGGCCCTTTACCGGCAGGCCGCCCCCGCCTTGGACGCCGTCCCGGAATTGCACAACAACCTGGCCCTGTGCGAGCTGGCCCTGGACCGTCCCGAGGCGGCGGAGGCGGCGTTGCGCCGCGCGCTGGAGCTGCGCCCTCTTTACGCGGAAGCGCGCAACAACCTGGGCCTGGTCCTGCAGAAGCGGGGCTTGGCGGAAGAGGCGGCGGCGGCGTTTCGCGCCGCCTTGGAAATCGACCCGCTCTACGCCCACGCCGCCTTCAACCTGGGCAACGTGGAGCTGGAGGCGGGCCGCGCGGCGGCCGCCGCCGCTTTGTTTGAGCGGGCGCTGGCCCTTTCCGGCGGCACGTTTCCCAAGGCGGCGATGAACCTTGGCATTGCCCTTCTGGAGGCGGGGGATCCGCCCGCCGCCGTGCGCGCGCACGAGCGGGCCCGCTCGCTGGCCCCGGACGATGCGGAAAGCGCGGCCAACCTGGCCCTGGCCCGCCTCATGACGGGGGATTGGGAAAGGGGCTGGGCGGAGTACGAGGCCCGCTGGCTGCTGCCGGGGTATGCCCCGCCGGCTTTTCCCATGCCCGCGTGGCATGGGGAAGATTTGGCGGGAAAGCGGCTGCTCCTTTGGACGGAGCAGGGGGCGGGCACCTCGATCCAGTTCCTGCGTTACGCGGCGGTGCTGGCCGGGCGCGGGGCGCGCGTCACCGTGGCGTGCGAGGAGCCGCTGCGCCGCCTGGCCGCCGCGGCGGAGGGCGTCGCCGCCGTCGTGCCGCGCGGGGAGGCCGTCCCGCCCGGCGCGTTCGACTTTCATTTGCCGCTGGTCTCCGCGGCGCGGCTTTGCGGCACCCGGCTGGAAAGCGTCCCGCCGCCCGCGCGGTTCCGGGGGGTTGCCCGGTCCGCCCCGGGACGCCCGCCTTTCCGCGTGGCGCTGGCCTGGACGGGCAATCCCGCCTTTTCCCAGAACGCCCGCCGGGGCGTGCCGCTGGAAAAATTCGCCGCGCTGGCCCGCGCGGCGGGGGAACGCTTTTCCTGGCGCGCCTTCCAGCAGGGCGGCGCCTCCCTGGAGGCCTGGCCCGCCGGGGCGCCGCCGCTGGAGCCGCCGCCGCATTTCGCCGATTTTTACGAGACGGCCCAGGCGCTGGCGGAGGCCGACTTGGTGGTGACGAGCGACACCGCGCTGGCCCATCTGGCCGGGAGCCTTGGCGTTCCCACGGCCCTCCTCCTCATGGCGGCGCCCGATTGGCGCTGGCAGCAGGGCGGGGAGGGTGATCCCTACGACGAGCGCACGCCCTGGTATCCCTCCGTGCGGCTTTTCCGCCAGCGCCTCCCCGGGGCCTGGGACGCGCCGCTGGCCGCCCTGGCCGCCCGGCTGCGGGAGTGGAGCGGGGGCCCGCTGTGAAGAACGGCCTGCTCATCGTCGCCGACCGGCGGCTCCCCGCCTCATGGGAGAAGGCGCTGGCCTTGGAGGAGGCGGCCCGCCGGGAAGGCCGCAGCGCCGTCCTGCGCGACGCGGCGGAGCTGGAAATCCCCCTCGATTTCATCGGCCACGTCGGCGAGGCCCCCTTCCGTGAGGCCTATCTCCATATCTTGCGCTCGATCTACGCGGTGCTGGGCCGCTTCTACGAGATGGCGGAGATCGTCGCCGTTCCGCCGCTGCCCGATCCGGTCCGGCACGCCCTGAGCGACGTGGAGGGCCTCCGCTTCCGCGTGGAGGAGGCCGCGCCCGCCGCTCCTGCGGCCGAGGCGGCGGAGCCGCCTGCGGCCTTCTCCTCCGCCCTGGTCGTGGCGCAGGACGTGATGCCGCACAGCACGAAGACCTCGGAGGCGATCCTGCGGGCCTGCCGCGCCCTGGGCCTGCCCGCCGTGGCGCGGGACGGCTCGATCCTGCGGCTGATGGCCGACATCGAGTCCCAGTTCGTCGCCGACCCGGAGGCGGCGTGGGCGGAGGCGCGGGAGCGGGTGCGGGGCCTGTACGGCGCCACGGTGCGCGAGCACGCCCGCCCGGGCGGTCCTGGCGCGGCGGTCCTGGCGCTCGACCTTAACTGGTTCTTCGACGAGGCCCTCTTCCTCGACGATCCAGCCGTCTCCCGCATCTACTCCTTCTGGTTCGACGACCCGAAGGCCTGGTGCGCCTATCCGAACACGTGTTTTCCGGGCGCGCTCGACCGTTTCCAGGCCGCCCTCCGCCATCCCAAGGTTCTGCACTGCTGTTACGGTCAGGGGCAGCGGGAGGAGCTGCACGCGTTGGGCATCACGGGCACGCGCCTGAGCTACCTGGCGGCCGCCCCGGAGTATCTCCGTCACCGGGCCGCGCCGGAGGTGACGGCCCGCGCCTCCTTCATCGGCAATCCGGGGCTGCGCATCCCGCCCACCCCGCAGATCCTGGCCCTGCTGGAAAGGGGGGCGGAGCTGCCGGAGATCCGGGAGGAGGCCCGCCGCGCCGCCATGGCTCACGCCATGGTTTATCTGCACAAGCCCTTGGCGAAGGAGCCGGCCGTGCGGGCCCTCCTCGCGCAGGCCCTGGTCATGCGGGCGGCGGAGCCCTATGTCTCCGCCACCGCCCTGCTGGTCCGCGCCGGGCGGGACTACCCCGGCGCGTTGGAGGCGATCAATGAGGCGGGGGAAATTCTCAACGCCGCGATGTTCGTGAAGATGACCAACCAGTTCGACCGCCCCGCCCTGGTCCACCGCCTTTGGAAGGCGGGACTCCTGGACGTTTACAGCGCGCAGGG
This window contains:
- the mfd gene encoding transcription-repair coupling factor, whose translation is MSALSWFDDPAWRKPRAALTPKRPCGLAALPAAAQAFAVAGLLHGGKAPALVVAPGVKAQEEFASELEAWAPGLSFLFFPEAEPPVGDALPDPALAAERLAVVRRLQGAAGAGAAPVIVTTQAALDQPLPNPEALGRVAHLEAGKAQGRDAFLALLAEAGYQRELEVSGPGQFSVRGGIVDVFSWASAQPVRSEWDGDEVVSLRLFDPALQRSLENVPRAEVSLLKAAAEGEGEAALADYLPPGTVAFSLGDDAEAEPVSLEFFGHEFLHGRAGDWIAQERRRDLFLSHLRDWMDDEWEIVLAANNEGEERRLREILGEQGIDLEKVSFAQRRLLRGFSWPAARRVILADAEIFGRYQTLRALRRRERALHAPLSRAASISAAALSDWAEGDYVVHLHHGIARYRGMQKLPGEKGETDVLVLQFAEQARLYVPLEESYLISRYLGATKKAPALDQLGGPRWEKARAQAQKAVRDYALKLVRVQAERETLQGFAFPPDNAWQAEFEEAFVYEETPDQLKAIAEAKRDMESPKPMDRLVCGDVGFGKTEVAIRAIFKAVMGGKQASFLVPTTVLAQQHFQNLRERYADYPVRVEILSRYRTPAEQKKVLEGLADGSVDVVVGTHRLLSKDVVFKDLGLVVIDEEQRFGVVQKEKFKQLFRLVDVLTLSATPIPRTLYLAMTGARDLSTIETPPPSRQTVETIISPYDERVIRGAIERELARDGQVYFLHNRVQSIERMAERLRELVPGLRVDIGHGQMDKGDLEDVMRRFVEGRTQVLLATSIIENGLDIPNANTILIDRADRFGLADLYQLRGRVGRSHSKAHAYLLLPREMLGSGGDARKRLGAMRQYAALGSGFKLAMRDLEIRGAGSMLGTAQSGHITSIGFDLYCHLLQGAVSQLKAQAGPDGQIPPLPETDCRVALDFLALHQREAGDARPPALLPSSYLAESRWRVEGYRRLNEAARTEELEALRQDWRDRHGPWPAPVERLLLLHEIRILGRQRRIERIETQGEKLVLKRRGDYIMIGGKFPRLTASGAENKLTEIRSWLLSIA
- the argA gene encoding amino-acid N-acetyltransferase, coding for MNVSDLRGILTYVPQFRDKLFVVSIDGAIVSQDNFSNILLDLAVLHSLRIRLIVVHGIGHQLQEMSRMGAPISDLHGTGVTDAPTLAAALTAANRTTHEIMEGLSSSDLRAVYANAVIAHPFGIVGGVDRQLTGRVERVDTAFLNELLEREIIPVLPPLGFDGEGRTYRVNSDGVAQAVAESMRAAKLIYLTPEPGLFRGSSLISQMAVAEAEDYLKKSHAEVPQTLISKVEHAVRACKSGAVSRAHLIDGRLDEAILGEVFSKVGVGTMIYANEYTAIRPALKKDVRHILSLIKESVEAEELVKRTRASILQQLGDYYVFEIDGNIVACVALHVFAEGKAELACLHVSRNHENQGIGRKLIHFVHERAKEKGVRELFALSTRTFNFFQQKGGFREVGPDFLPAARRERYEQSGRNSKVLIKALA
- a CDS encoding translation initiation factor → MKPKRKLDVAPSDTPAAPLGGLSDSLLQSLSSVEGRAYEAPASPEPPAAPGKAKAERLVLRRETKERGGKTVVVVAGFSGAPEAREETARALRRTLGCGGTVEGEEIVLQGDRPEAVAAALRKLGHHVRGVGA
- a CDS encoding tetratricopeptide repeat-containing glycosyltransferase family protein translates to MAHAILEKASRLYHQRRWDEAAALLQECRRRMPGELQVYNLLGLVALEKRDWPAAIGAFEAGLRLDPQNPELWNNFGLVMAHQRRWADSETCLRNALRFAPDLPIAKFSLVRALLHQLKFEEVLPLLDEVAPHYAEHAVPHLRGDYSFLRGTALLRLNRLEEAEPHFRRTLEIEPKLLEVLNNLGVTVRLLGRIDEAVELFDRALAIDPNHAESHINRATVRLLQGDYAEGWKEFDWRFVTYHLLYGHKELTMPRWEGQPLGEGSALLLLAEQGLGDTIQFIRLARQAKERLGGGRIIVETQAVLARLLRGVEGIDQVIIRGTPRPPFQAWSPLMSLARFFCPAPEAVPASVPYLGASLSGSPRTGPLRVGIVWAGSGDHAENRARSCPPEALLPLRDVPGVEIVSLQKLEPSAPPPPFPDAVGACRDFLDTARVVAGLDLVLAVDTAVGHLAGAMGKPLWLLLPRHAEWRWLIDRETTPWYPTARLMRQPARGDWVGLIARVARELEEAARTGAGLLPPASPS
- a CDS encoding peptidylprolyl isomerase — translated: MAPFHRLASGLLLFLVAAGTVRAAHIADGIAAVVNDKVIPYSEVTKRVEDTERILRETYNGPELVSRIKEARLNALRALIERELIIQDFKKQGYFIPDTIIEDRLHNTIQTQYEGDRTAFIRTIQAQGLSLDQFKDELRNSVIVQAMRSKNVSENVVISPYKVEQYYQDNAAQFTQEGQVRLGIIYLRKSLFPKKDASGQEVDPTAEIAKELLFKLDTGANFADLARSYSEGPKRQEGGDIGWVKRGDLRAEISDVAFDLQPGQTSRVITSSDGYYIVRVEDRKRPQVQPMSEVRAQIEQALVEEDRQRLQLEWLDRLRAKAFIKTAF
- a CDS encoding 4-hydroxythreonine-4-phosphate dehydrogenase PdxA, whose product is MKAPVIAVTLGDPAGVGPEVAAAALRGPLPKGFRYEVVGKAGAAKPGRSTRRSARAAWDALERAAEGCRAGRYAAVVTGPVRKETLAEIGFPYPGQTEFLAAACGLPEERAVMAFWSPRLRVSLLSAHCSLKESIARATAARLRHVAGETARFLRELGIVRPRLAVAGINPHAGENGLFGREEARFAPVFRAGIPGAELSGPYPADTVFWRAAHGEFDGVVAANHDQGLAPFKMAAFHDGVNVTLGLPLVRTSPDHGTALALAGTGRADPRSMVAALRLAAKIVAGRARAAQREGSPKP